One Armatimonadota bacterium DNA window includes the following coding sequences:
- the rfbC gene encoding dTDP-4-dehydrorhamnose 3,5-epimerase, which translates to MPFTIERTSIPEVLFVRPQLFRDDRGWFTEVLRTDAFAELGLGLPTRFEQVNQSRSERGVIRGLHFQWDPPQGKLMRVVSGRAFVVAVDIRPGSPTLGKHVSLEASGEEPVLFWAPATFARGFAVLSDIAEIEYFCTAPYNPAAESGIRWDDPALGIEWPVAHAQLSPKDAAAGTLQEWLASAALHAFRPVSAAGDHIEPKAESGTADLRGHD; encoded by the coding sequence ATGCCGTTCACCATCGAGCGCACATCCATTCCCGAGGTCCTCTTCGTCCGCCCGCAGCTGTTCCGCGACGACCGTGGCTGGTTCACGGAAGTGCTCCGGACCGACGCGTTCGCGGAGCTCGGTCTCGGCCTGCCGACCCGGTTCGAGCAGGTGAACCAGTCGCGCTCCGAGCGCGGCGTCATCCGCGGGCTGCACTTCCAGTGGGATCCCCCCCAGGGCAAGCTGATGCGGGTGGTCTCGGGCCGGGCATTCGTGGTCGCCGTGGACATCCGCCCGGGCTCACCGACGCTGGGCAAGCACGTGTCGCTCGAGGCGTCCGGCGAGGAGCCGGTCCTGTTCTGGGCGCCGGCGACCTTCGCGCGCGGATTCGCCGTCCTCAGCGATATCGCGGAGATCGAGTACTTCTGCACGGCGCCGTACAACCCGGCCGCGGAGTCGGGGATCAGGTGGGACGACCCTGCGCTAGGGATCGAATGGCCGGTCGCACACGCGCAGCTCTCGCCCAAGGACGCGGCTGCCGGGACGCTCCAGGAGTGGCTGGCGAGCGCGGCGCTACACGCTTTCAGGCCGGTATCAGCGGCTGGCGATCACATTGAGCCCAAGGCCGAATCAGGAACGGCTGATCTGCGAGGCCACGATTGA